Proteins from a single region of Ochotona princeps isolate mOchPri1 chromosome 27, mOchPri1.hap1, whole genome shotgun sequence:
- the LOC101531783 gene encoding taste receptor type 2 member 31-like, producing the protein MKSAMLTVLSTLVMVEFVLGNFANAFIALVNFIDWLKRQKLMPGDGILTALAVSRMALLWVMLMYFHSTVFNPALYSGQVRTTVVISWAVFHHFSTWFATILCMFYFFKIANFSNCFFLYLKKHIHNVILLVLLGSLLFLYCHIALMNAKEIALASDDGGNLTQKNSTDTVHFSNIPVLTVVNLVPFTMSLLCLLLLIHSLYKHVKQMQLSGRGSQDPSTKIHVKALQTMLSFLFLLAAYFFFVMAIVWSFSGQHSKPFFILCNVLAFTCPSIHSFVLILISKKLNQTFWWMLGPVRCRLNKQTPSKS; encoded by the coding sequence atgaaaagtGCGATGCTGACGGTGCTTTCCACTTTGGTGATGGTAGAATTTGTTCTTGGAAATTTTGCCAATGCCTTCATAGCCCTGGTGAACTTCATTGACTGGCTCAAGAGACAAAAGCTGATGCCAGGAGATGGAATTCTCACTGCCCTGGCAGTTTCCAGAATGGCATTGCTTTGGGTGATGCTAATGTATTTTCATTCTACTGTGTTTAATCCAGCTTTATATAGTGGACAAGTACGAACCACCGTGGTCATTTCCTGGGCTGTGTTCCACCACTTCAGCACCTGGTTTGCTACTATCctttgcatgttttattttttcaaaatagcaaATTTCTCCAACTGTTTCTTCCTTTATCTAAAGAAGCACATTCATAATGTCATTCTCCTGGTACTGCTGGGATCTCTGCTGTTTTTGTATTGTCACATCGCGCTGATGAATGCGAAGGAAATTGCGTTAGCAAGTGATGATGGAGGAAACCTGACTCAGAAGAATTCCACAGATACCGTACACTTCTCAAATATCCCAGTTCTCACAGTAGTAAACCTCGTACCCTTTACCATGTCATTGCTATGCCTTCTGCTGTTAATCCACTCCTTGTATAAACATGTCAAACAGATGCAGCTCAGTGGCAGAGGATCCCAAGACCCCAGCACCAAGATCCACGTGAAAGCCTTGCAAACAatgctctcctttctcttcctgttggccgcttattttttctttgtaatggcTATTGTTTGGAGTTTTAGTGGGCAGCACAGCAAACCATTTTTCATATTGTGCAatgttcttgcattcacctgcccCTCAATTCATTCATTTGTCCTGATTTTGATAAGCAAGAAGCTAAATCAAACGTTTTGGTGGATGCTGGGGCCGGTGAGGTGTAGACTGAATAAACAGACTCCTTCAAAATCATAG